The DNA segment TCTCCGAGGCGGAGAGCTTGCTCAGCACGAGTCTCGGAGAGACTCGACTACGCTTGCGGCGACTAACGGGTCGCGGGGGCATCGATTGGCAAGAGGACTGAAACCGTGGTTCCTTTGCCTGCGTGACTATCAAATTTGATTTGGCCTCCTAACTTGGCGATCAAGTTGCGAGTCAAAAACAGCCCCAGCCCCATTCCTCGTCCGGGCTCTTTCGTCGTAAAAAACGGTTCACCGATTCGTCCCAACACAGCACTCGACATCCCTTCTCCGAAATCATCGATTTTCAGCAGAATCTGATCACCTTCTAGGCAAGCTTCGATCCGCACACGGGATTCGGGACCGCCCGCATCAAGGCCGTTGTGAATCAGGTTTCGAATCGCCTGTGCAACCGCTTCCTGCGGCAACCACAACACCTGTTGCTCGACCGATTCCGGTCCATCAACAACATCGACACGATGAGGATCTCGGACTCCATCCAGCGTGGTATCGATCAAATCTTCCACTGTTGTCCGCTGCCAACTCTGCCCTGATTGGTCTCCTGCGGCGGCGCGCATTCGCAGCAATATTTGCCGGCACGATTCCAATTCATGATCGATCAGTTTCAAATCATGCTCAACGGTAGGCGGCGTCTGACACTCTTCCAGGTGCCGCCCCAGTTCACGGACCACGACATCGATGGTCGAAAGCGGAGTCGCCAATTCATGGGCAGCTCCGGCGGCTAATGTCGTCAACCCTTCCAGTTGGCGACTTCGCGTCCGTTCTTCCTCCGAGCGGCGTAGTTGCTGTTGCCGACGCGTCAATTCGGCTGCGGTATGGGTGACAAAAAAGGTGACAACTGCCGCACAAGTCGTAAACGCGATCGCCAAGCCGAGCGTCGACACATGCGAAGCGACCCCCAACGGAGGCAGAACAATCTGCTCAAGAGGCCGATAAAATTCCAGCAAGGCGGTATGCGCGACGATCGCAAACGCGGTCAGCCCCCAAGCCCAGCGAGGCCTTAAGATGACCCCGCCAACGGCTAAGTTGACAAAGTAAAACAACGCAAATGGATTGACGGCGCCGCCGGTGAAATAGAGCATTGCCGTCAACGTTCCCAGGTCAAGCAACATCAGGCCTGGCGGGACAAGATCCGCAGATCGATGGCTTTTGTCACGGGCCGGTAAAGAGATTTCGGCCGAACTGCTGACCCACCGCTTGGACCGCCACAGCCAGATTCCAAAGACCAGATTCGTACTTGCGGTCAATCCAATCAACAGCAGCAGAGGAACCAGCGGGATGTGGGAATCGACCACGCCCCAAGCGATCGCAACCGTGATCAACTGCCCCAGCACGGCCATCCACCGCAACTGCAGCAACCAGGTCGAGGTCCCAAACTGCGGGCTTAAATGAACTCCCAAATTCCAGGCCGAGACGTTCATAGGAGCCTCTCCGCCAAGGAGTTCATCTGCACTTTCACGAGAAACCTTAGATCGCATCGCGACGAGCCAACTCGTCACGCAACTTTGCGGCTAATTCGTATTTTTCTTCAGCGACAGCCGCATCAAGGCGTTCGACCAGCGTGCTTCCGACGGAGTATTCCTTGCGGAGGGCTTCCCGCAATCCTTCCAACCGTTGGACCAATTCATCCGTTTCGAAGTGCTCTTCGATTTCATGTTGAATGAAAATCTGGCGAATCGATTCCAAACCAGCATTAAAAGCTTGAATGGCCGCCTCGGGTCCATTTTCTTCCAACTCCGCCAAGGCATACGCCTGCGTCCGCTGAAACCAAACAAACGGGCGGTATTCTTCGTGCGTCACGGTCCATTCTTCGTCCGGCGAAAGCCTGGTCGCGATGTCCATCAGCCCAAGCGTATGATCGGCGTCGATAACCGCATTCTGGTAAGATTCCAGCCGAAGCCAGCAAATCCTGCGATGGTACATCTGCATGAATTCGCGGTCGACTTCGTTGCACTCTTCCTCAGTAAGGGTGAATTCCCCTTCTTCAATTTCTCGCTTGCTTAAGTATTCGAGAAACGAGGTGCATTCGAAAGGCCGAGTTCCGTCGGGGCGACCCGTTGTTTCCAGCTGCAGGATCCCCATATCCACCCGCATCTGCACCACTTCACGACCGTCGGCTCCTTTGATGATTCGGACCGATAGCGCAGACGGATCGTAGGGCCATTGCTGAAGTAGAGAATCGATGTGACGCGGACGCTTCATAAGCCCTGACAAAATTAGGCGAAAACGGTTGAATAGCGGGCTCGATGCTGTAATGGCCGAACCCCTGGGAAGTTGGGAGTTCCCAGTATACCAAGCTGGGCTCTTCCGAGAAGACATCCCCCTGCAGAGCAGGCATAGGGCTCCCTCCCAACCAGCGCAACCGGACCAACCGCCCCAGCAGTCCGATTTTCCGCAATCCAGTCCTTTCGAAACAGGTACGATTTTGACCGACTCCGAAGCCTAACCTACGGATTTAGGAGGAAATAGTGTTTCATGCCAAATCCGAGCGAACTACGCTCCGGCATTGGGCACAAGCCCCACTAGTAAAACGTCAAATGGCCCGCAGAAATAGAAATCACAAATCTCCGAAATCGCCTACCCGGTCCCCTCAGGCCTCGGGCACCGTTGCGGCTACCCAAACCCCAGATGCAAACGCCCCAAGTGACGACACCCTAACCCCACTCGACCATTCGAACGGGGACACGCCGGACGCTCCCGCAGCGGAAGCCGGGACTCCCGACGCCGACGCGACCAAGGGGTCGATTCGCAGTCAAATTCGCTCACAAAGGCCCGAGAAGAAAACAGCAGCCTCTCCATCAGCCGTCGAAGTTGATGTGATCCGCGAACGTTTATCGGCCATTCAAACGTTGTTGACCGAGACGAATCCCACTGCTGAAACGGACGACAATTCGTTGTCGGAATTACTGGAATTCAGCGACAAACTGGATGCGAAGGAAGAATCGCTTTGGTTGCGAGAAGCGGAATTGGCCTCCCGCGAAGCCGACCTGACCGCAAGGCGAAGAACCCTCGCTCGTCAGCTGCGCGCCGAACAGAGACGGGCAAGCGACGACAAAATCGCCGACCTGCACGAAAAAACGACCAGCATCGAATCGATCCTGCAGCGATACGCATCTTGCGTCGAAAATATCGAACAAGCCAACGTGTCGATGGCGGCCGAACAAGGCACGTCAGACAGTGAACGCGAACAGCTGACCATTGATCTGCAGGCGAAATCGGAAGCTTTCGATTCCCTCTATGTCCAGTTCGAACAACAGCAAGAAGAATTGCAATTTCTGGTGCGTGAACTGGAACTGCTGCGAGAATCGAACCTCGAACTCCAACGACACGCCGACGAACACCAGTCGGAACATCTATTCACAGAGGGTCAACAAACCAACCTTGATCAACTCACCCAAGAACTAGATGACGCGAAGCATCGCATTGCGGACCTTGAAGCACAAAACAAAGACCTCGCCGCAAAATGCACCGATAGTAGCATCCGAGGAAAACTGGACTTCAGCAGCGGCGGGATGAGCGAATCGCTTTCTTGGGAAGAACGCAAGCAGCTGATCCTAGCGCGGCTGGAAAACGAAGAAGACTCTTTCAACGATGACAATTCGGATGAAGCGAAATCGACTTTGGAAGAGCTGCAGAATCTTCGTCAAACGATCATGCAAACCGACCGCGAGATCATTTGGCGCGACAAAGAAATCAGCGAATTGCGGCAGCTCCTGGAACAGCAATCGGGGACCGTGGGCGATGTCGCCATCGGTGCCTCCGCAATCGCGAACCTCTTGGACCAAGACGAATTGGTGCGTGAAGAACGGGAAAAATTGCTGCAAATCCAAAACGAGTGGCAAGAGAAACTACGAGCCGCAGAAATCGAGGTCTCGCTGGAAAGAGCTCGACTGGCCAGAGAACGGCAAAACATCGAAAAACGAAACAATGAACTGGAAGAACTACTCTCCGACCAAAGTCGCGAAACCGAAGTGATGATTGAAGGCAAACCCGCAAGGCGATGGCTAGCCAAGCTGGGCCTGAACGACTGATCGCCGGTCCCCAAAATCAACTGCTTCTAGTTCACGCCCCCGGTGCGTCCCAATATTGGACGGTGCAGACACGGTCTATTTTTGAGCAAGTGAAGTTAGGGAAGAAAAATAGGAACAGACGGCCAGAAGACGGAGTCTGATCCTGCGCTGCGGTTCATCGTTTATTGAGCTCAGCCTTCCCTCCGCCCCAATCGGCGTTCAACGCACTAGGTACCTCAATCTGGACGGGAAGTTTCCTCTGACGCCTAGGCTCCGCGGAATGCAAGGCAATGATCAGCATGAACACAACCCAAATGGCTGGCAAGATTCGTGACAATGGTACCACGTCAAACATCGGTGGTTGCGTCAGGAAAAGCGTGGCGGCCACGGCTGTGGTAAGCATGACCAAAGTCCGACTGGTGAACTGTAACCCGACGCGATGTCGCGGCTTCGTCCCATGCCGATAAACCGAAAACAACGCCAGGCCAAGCGAGATACAAGCGACCGCAATCCAACCGGTTGAAGCAAACCTTAGCATTGCCCCATTGTCAGACCATGTATCCGAGAGCGTCCACAAAGGATGCATGCAAATGGTCACCGCAGCAAACGCAGCGGAACGCAGATCGTAGCGTGCAAACAGGAAAATCGCGATCGAAGCGACCGTAACCGAAATCGAAAACAGGGCAGTTTAGAACGCGTAACTTTCCGCAGCAGCCCTCATTGCGATTTGGGGATCAACGGGATTTACAGGCCATATAGGCATTTCAAAAAAATGAACGGATGGTGGCGATGGCATCTAGCTTGCAAGCAATCCGACACGGCGACCCTCGCCGCTCAGCCACTTTCGAATGTCGATTGCACTGAAACATTCTTTTGGACCGGTTTCGAAAACAAACCGCACAGGCCAACCTTCACACTACAGCCTTAGGCAAAATCAAGCAACAATTCGCTGTATCGATGGACCAATCGGCGGTCGATAGCAGCCGTGTCGACTGCACGGTCTCTGGCAATGGCAAGCAAAACTTTCCACGAATCAGCTGCTGGGACGATTTGTCCACGGTTCTTTTTCTAATCCCCAAGATTCCAGTGCCCAAGATTCCAGTGCCCAAGATTCCAGTGCCCAGAACCGCTGCCTAGCGTCCAAACGGCTGAGAGCAAACCCGAACCAGCGTTGGGCGTCTGCTGGAATCTGCAAAGCTACCGCAGGAAAGTTTTCTTCCCCCAAAACGTTGATCTGCTTATACTATTTGCTTAGCAGAATGCCACCGATCGGTAGATCCATCCCCTCCACCCGAAGAACTGTTCCATGGGCGGTACAGTTACCGGATTAAGGAAACTTGACTCGATGCACACCATGCGCACCCTTTTGCTTCCGGCCCTCGCGGTTTATTTCTTTTTGAACGGGAGCCTGTCAGCCGGCTCGACGCTTCAGGCGGCCGAACCGACTCTGAAACTGGAACCGGGCGAAAAAGTTGCGATGGTCGGCAATGCCTTGGCCGAGCGAATGAACCTTTACGGTCATTTTGAAACTCGCTGGCAACTTCATACCGAAGGCCTACAAACTCAGTTTCGCAATTTCGGCTGGCCGGCCGATGAAGTGGGTAACCAACAGCGTCCTAACAGCTACACCACGATCGATGATCCTCTTGAAGTTTTTGCGCCCAATCGCTTCCTATGCTTTTTTGGGTTCAACGAATCGTTTGCAGGCACCGATGAAGCGACCCTTGATGCTTTTGTCGAAGCCTACCGCGAATACATCAAAAAGACGGCGGAGAAGTACGGCCAAGATGGCAAGGCAAAGTTCGTTCTTGTCAGCCCAACCGCTTTTGAAGCAACCGGCAACCCGCTCCATCCCGACCCACAAGAACGGAATGCCGCGTTAAAAGCCTACACCGACCGAATTCAGCAATTGGCGGAAGCCGACGGTCATGACTTTGTAGACCTTTACACTCCGACGCTGCAGCAATTCAGCAAAGAACAAGGGACTCAGTACACGATCAATGGGATTCACCTGAACGAGGACGGCGACCGCTTGATCGCCTACGAACTGGATCGTGCTTTGCTTTCCGGCGACGCTTCGCCGAATCTGTCGGGCCCCAAATACGAAAAGGTCCGCAACTGGGTAAACGATAAAGCCTGGTTGCATCTGCAAGATTACCGCATGCTAAATGGTTGGTACGTCTACGGCGGCCGCCGCACATGGGATACGGAAACGTTCCCGACCGAATACCGCAAGATCCGAAACATGGTCGAAGTCCGCGATCAGTACATCTGGGACTTGGTCGCTGGCAAAGCGGTCGCGGACAAACCGGATGACTCAGCGACCGGCGACGTTGTCATCCCACCGACGATGTTCGGCACACGCAACGAAAATTTTCGCAAGATGCGTGAACCCGAAAAATTGATTTATCCGACTCCTGAAGAGTCGATCAAGATGATGAACGTTCCGGACGGCTTCGAGATTGAACTGTTTGCCTCGGAGCGTGAATTCCCGGAACTGGCTAACCCCAATCAAATCGCTTTTGATGCGAAAGGTCGACTGTGGGTATCTTGCATGGCAAACTATCCGCAGTGGCAACCAGGCGCCAAACGCCCCGACGATCGCCTGCTGATCCTGGAAGACACCGACAACGACGGCAAAGCGGATAAGTGCACGACCTTCTATGACAAATTGATCTGCCCCACCGGATTCGAGTTCTGGAACGGCGGCGTCCTGGTGGTCGATGAACCTCGGATCTTGTTCCTAAAAGACAACGATGGCGATGACCAAGCCGACGAAGCGATTCAACTGATCGATGGGATCGCCACCGACGACACTCACCACACAGTGGGCGCCTGGGAATTTTCTCCCGGCGGCCTGCTGTACATGCTGGAAGGGGTCTCGCTTTCGACCACTTTGGAAACGCCTTGGGGAGCCTTCCGCAACAAGAACAGCGGGGGAGGTTACATCCTGGATCCCCATTCCATGCAGGTTCGCCACTTTCGGACTCCCGGTTACGGGAACCCCTGGTGCTTAGTGTTTGACGAGTGGGGCAATGGAATCATCGGCGATGGCACGAACGCCAAACAGCATTGGCTTAGCCCACTGACAGGC comes from the Roseimaritima multifibrata genome and includes:
- a CDS encoding UvrB/UvrC motif-containing protein, giving the protein MKRPRHIDSLLQQWPYDPSALSVRIIKGADGREVVQMRVDMGILQLETTGRPDGTRPFECTSFLEYLSKREIEEGEFTLTEEECNEVDREFMQMYHRRICWLRLESYQNAVIDADHTLGLMDIATRLSPDEEWTVTHEEYRPFVWFQRTQAYALAELEENGPEAAIQAFNAGLESIRQIFIQHEIEEHFETDELVQRLEGLREALRKEYSVGSTLVERLDAAVAEEKYELAAKLRDELARRDAI
- a CDS encoding ATP-binding protein, whose product is MNVSAWNLGVHLSPQFGTSTWLLQLRWMAVLGQLITVAIAWGVVDSHIPLVPLLLLIGLTASTNLVFGIWLWRSKRWVSSSAEISLPARDKSHRSADLVPPGLMLLDLGTLTAMLYFTGGAVNPFALFYFVNLAVGGVILRPRWAWGLTAFAIVAHTALLEFYRPLEQIVLPPLGVASHVSTLGLAIAFTTCAAVVTFFVTHTAAELTRRQQQLRRSEEERTRSRQLEGLTTLAAGAAHELATPLSTIDVVVRELGRHLEECQTPPTVEHDLKLIDHELESCRQILLRMRAAAGDQSGQSWQRTTVEDLIDTTLDGVRDPHRVDVVDGPESVEQQVLWLPQEAVAQAIRNLIHNGLDAGGPESRVRIEACLEGDQILLKIDDFGEGMSSAVLGRIGEPFFTTKEPGRGMGLGLFLTRNLIAKLGGQIKFDSHAGKGTTVSVLLPIDAPATR
- a CDS encoding coiled-coil domain-containing protein, with translation MARRNRNHKSPKSPTRSPQASGTVAATQTPDANAPSDDTLTPLDHSNGDTPDAPAAEAGTPDADATKGSIRSQIRSQRPEKKTAASPSAVEVDVIRERLSAIQTLLTETNPTAETDDNSLSELLEFSDKLDAKEESLWLREAELASREADLTARRRTLARQLRAEQRRASDDKIADLHEKTTSIESILQRYASCVENIEQANVSMAAEQGTSDSEREQLTIDLQAKSEAFDSLYVQFEQQQEELQFLVRELELLRESNLELQRHADEHQSEHLFTEGQQTNLDQLTQELDDAKHRIADLEAQNKDLAAKCTDSSIRGKLDFSSGGMSESLSWEERKQLILARLENEEDSFNDDNSDEAKSTLEELQNLRQTIMQTDREIIWRDKEISELRQLLEQQSGTVGDVAIGASAIANLLDQDELVREEREKLLQIQNEWQEKLRAAEIEVSLERARLARERQNIEKRNNELEELLSDQSRETEVMIEGKPARRWLAKLGLND